The Chthoniobacterales bacterium genome includes the window GACTTCCGCCTTCACTGAGCTCGAAGCCGGTCTCTTCGCGCAATTCGCGGAGAGCGACCTCGGCAATCGACTCGGCGGTGGGTTCGCCTTTCTCGTCGATCTGACCGCCGGGCACTTCCCAAATGGCCGCCCGCACCGGAATGCGTTCCTGTCGAATCAGGATGAGTCTTCCGTCCGCCGTCATCGGCGCAATGATGACGGCCTGTTTACGCCGGACGACCGTCCAGCGTTTCGGCTTCTCCTGCGCCGGACTTCGAATTTCCTCCGTGACCACCTCGAGATGGTCATTCCGAAAATCCGTCTGCGTAGAAACGGTTTCCCAACTGTTTTTCACGCCGGAAGGTT containing:
- a CDS encoding NUDIX hydrolase; this translates as MKNSWETVSTQTDFRNDHLEVVTEEIRSPAQEKPKRWTVVRRKQAVIIAPMTADGRLILIRQERIPVRAAIWEVPGGQIDEKGEPTAESIAEVALRELREETGFELSEGGSLISLGDYFTSPGFTDERGYFFLARPVRECAAGHAHEESESILDCRAFSAEELRRMIENNEIRDANTLGICVRLLARGFLSFEQR